The genomic segment CACCACATTCGTAACGCACAAAATCTAGTACATCAATTCCATAATCGGTTGCTACTTGTCCTACAGTTATAGATGGGTCCAATAAAAAAGCTTGTTCAAGCATGCCATCTTCTTCAATTGTAGAgtctgaatttttttcatctatacTATCCATGGATGAATCatcattttcattaaattttttatcaggTACCACTTCTTGAGATTTGATAGGTTCATGTATATTAAGTACTCCAACACTTTTTGGATTCATacctacacaaaaaataaacactttaatttgttttacataaattactaactaatttatacaaattaaattagtttggataaaatatgaataagtagaaaaatatatttaccaataacaTGTTGACACATTTGGCGAAGAATTTCATCATGAGAACTCTCCATAGAcctttgattaattttttcacTATCTTGTTGTTTACGGTAAATTAGAAGTGATCCGTATTTACCGGAAAGAAATTGAGATCCAGTTGTATTTGATGGATGAGTAAGACCCATAATATTCAAACCAGTGTCTCTAGTGTTTAAACATGTGGCACGTCTGAGAGTAACATTTTCTCCAAGATTACCTATTGTAACTGCAACATGATCAGCCAATGATTTACCTTCAGCACCGCTTAACTCCATTAAATCGccactttttaaattaacctaaaatcaagtaatattatgacaatgtTCTTAGCTTAAGATTATGTATGTACTTTAGAAAATGAATTCTCCAAGGCTTTTTGTTGTTTAGCAAAATCTAAACAAGATGAAGTGACTATTTCAACAACAGAATGAAAACACTTGTTACGAGCCACAAAATCAGTTTCGCAATTCACTTCCACCATAGTAGCAACTTCTTTTTGATTATCAATTGCAAATGCAATAACTCCTTGGGCTGTAGCACGGTTGGCAAGTTTATTAGCTTTTGCCCATCCTAGCCTTTGAGCTTCTTCTTTTAACCATACCTCTGactgttcaaaaatatatattataacttacaat from the Acyrthosiphon pisum isolate AL4f chromosome X, pea_aphid_22Mar2018_4r6ur, whole genome shotgun sequence genome contains:
- the LOC100162225 gene encoding elongation factor Ts, mitochondrial is translated as MLRSLILARGIHTSSANWSSSKAQLLKLRKKTGYPFESCKKALQLNDNSLEKSEVWLKEEAQRLGWAKANKLANRATAQGVIAFAIDNQKEVATMVEVNCETDFVARNKCFHSVVEIVTSSCLDFAKQQKALENSFSKVNLKSGDLMELSGAEGKSLADHVAVTIGNLGENVTLRRATCLNTRDTGLNIMGLTHPSNTTGSQFLSGKYGSLLIYRKQQDSEKINQRSMESSHDEILRQMCQHVIGMNPKSVGVLNIHEPIKSQEVVPDKKFNENDDSSMDSIDEKNSDSTIEEDGMLEQAFLLDPSITVGQVATDYGIDVLDFVRYECGET